GCTTATCAACCATTTTTCATTAATAATATTTCCCGAACCATAACTTTCTAAAATAATTCCTTTTAATCCTTTTATAGCAAAAATACTTTCTACTATATGCTTATTTATACCGGGGAAAAGTTTCAGAATAGTAACATTGGTATCAAAATTTTTATATGTTTTCAACTGTGTATCTGCCTTATAAGGAGCCATTTTATCAAAATTATATTCAATACTCACTCCTGATTCTGCCAGAAAAGGATAATGAGGGGAGTCAAAGGCGGCAAATTGGCTGCTTTTTACTTTTTGGCTTCTATTTCCTCTCATAAGGGAAAAGTTGAAATAAATACATACTTCTGATATTATGGGGGTGTTATTTTTTGTATCCGCAGCTATTTCTAATGCTGTAATGAAGTTCTCTTTTGCATCCGTCCTGATAGAACTTATAGGAATTTGAGCTCCTGTAAAAATAACGGGCTTATTGAGGTTTTCTAATAGGTAGCTGAGAGCGGAAGCAGAATATGACATGGTATCAGTTCCGTGAAGAATAACAAATCCATCATATTGTGCATAGTTTTGTTCTATAATATCCCCGATACTTTGCCAATCTTTTATATCTATATTGGAAGAATCTATGGGTTTAGGAAAGGAAATAACGGTAATTTTAATGTCCAAAAGATTTAATTCGGGAATCCTTTGCACCATATTCTCAAAATTAAAGGGTTGTAAGACCCCATTTTTCCCATGAACCATCCCTATAGTACCTCCCGTATATATTACGAGGATATCAGAACGGGTGTTTTTTTTATTTGTGTCGGTAAGAGTAGTTATTTTGTAGTTAATGGATTTCATTTTTATAAACCTTTTTTTACTCGTTGTTTTAAAAATACTATTTAATACATTATGGTAATAACAAAAATATTTTAAACTATGGTTTCACTGTGAAATCTTCTTTTATAGAAATATTAAGATTGCTAACTATTTTGGGTTCTAAAAATTCAACCTTCTCATATGGTATCATGCCTATCTGATTGGAGAGTTACGAGTTTATGATAGATATTTTTGTGAGACATCAACTGTTCGTGTGTGCCTTTTTCTATAATATTTCCTTTTTCTATGACAAGTATGGTGTCAGCATTGCGAATAGATGCAAGTCGGTGAGAAATGACAATAGTAGTTCTGTTTTGGGTGATAGTATTGAGCGCTTCTTGGATAAGTTTTTCGGAGTGAGAATCGAGAGAACTGGTGGCTTCGTCTAATATCAATATGGGAGGGTTTTTAAGAATGGCTCTTGCTA
This DNA window, taken from Chitinophagaceae bacterium, encodes the following:
- a CDS encoding asparaginase, which codes for MKSINYKITTLTDTNKKNTRSDILVIYTGGTIGMVHGKNGVLQPFNFENMVQRIPELNLLDIKITVISFPKPIDSSNIDIKDWQSIGDIIEQNYAQYDGFVILHGTDTMSYSASALSYLLENLNKPVIFTGAQIPISSIRTDAKENFITALEIAADTKNNTPIISEVCIYFNFSLMRGNRSQKVKSSQFAAFDSPHYPFLAESGVSIEYNFDKMAPYKADTQLKTYKNFDTNVTILKLFPGINKHIVESIFAIKGLKGIILESYGSGNIINEKWLISCLKKNIDRGIIVFNVSQCVGGTVVHGKYETSSILNDIGVLSGGDITTEAAVTKLMFLLSREKDIDSVKTKLVIPLAGEMK